A genomic region of Clavibacter michiganensis subsp. insidiosus contains the following coding sequences:
- a CDS encoding dihydrolipoyl dehydrogenase family protein, with product MTSYDLIVIGAGPVGENVADRAKQGGLSVLVVESELVGGECSYWACMPSKALLRSGSALRAARAVAGSKEAVTGGLDVAAALKRRDSFTSSWDDQGQVSWLEGIGIDLARGHGRISGPRRVTVTAPDGSVTEHEATHAVAVSTGTAALLPDIPSLAEAQPWTSREATAVEVVPDSVVIIGGGVVAAEMATAYASLGSTVTIIARSGLLAGQEPFAGELVGDSLRDMGVDVRLGASPSRVTRDGDRVTVAIDGGSDVTAAEVIVATGRIPRTEDLGLDTVGLEAGAYLDVDDTMLVAGEVNAETPWLYAVGDVNHRALLTHQGKYQARAAGDVIAARATGGTVDDSPWGIHVATADHRAVPQVTFTDPEVASVGLTAKAADDAGIRTRVVDYDLGSIAGSSLHADGYAGKARMVVDEDRGVIVGVTFVGQDVAELLHSATIAVVGEVPLTRLWHAVPSYPTISEIWLRLLETYGRPTA from the coding sequence ATGACCTCCTACGACCTCATCGTCATCGGTGCCGGCCCTGTCGGCGAGAACGTCGCCGACCGCGCGAAGCAGGGCGGGCTCTCCGTGCTCGTCGTCGAGTCCGAGCTCGTCGGGGGTGAGTGCTCCTACTGGGCCTGCATGCCCAGCAAGGCGCTCCTGCGCTCCGGCAGCGCCCTCCGCGCCGCGCGCGCCGTCGCCGGATCCAAGGAGGCCGTCACGGGCGGCCTCGACGTCGCCGCCGCGCTGAAGCGTCGCGACTCCTTCACCAGCTCCTGGGACGACCAGGGGCAGGTGAGCTGGCTCGAGGGCATCGGCATCGACCTCGCGCGCGGACACGGGCGCATCTCCGGGCCGCGCCGCGTCACGGTCACCGCGCCGGACGGATCCGTCACCGAGCACGAGGCGACCCACGCGGTCGCCGTCTCCACCGGCACCGCAGCCCTCCTCCCCGACATCCCCAGCCTCGCCGAGGCGCAGCCGTGGACGAGCCGCGAGGCCACCGCCGTGGAGGTCGTCCCGGACTCGGTCGTCATCATCGGGGGCGGCGTCGTCGCGGCCGAGATGGCCACCGCGTACGCCTCGCTCGGCAGCACCGTCACGATCATCGCGCGCAGCGGCCTGCTCGCCGGCCAGGAGCCCTTCGCGGGCGAGCTCGTCGGCGACAGCCTGCGCGACATGGGCGTCGACGTGCGCCTCGGCGCCTCGCCCTCCCGCGTCACGCGCGACGGCGACCGGGTCACGGTCGCGATCGACGGCGGATCGGACGTGACGGCCGCCGAGGTGATCGTCGCGACCGGCCGCATCCCGCGCACGGAGGACCTGGGGCTCGACACCGTGGGCCTCGAGGCCGGCGCGTACCTCGACGTGGACGACACGATGCTCGTCGCGGGCGAGGTCAACGCGGAGACGCCGTGGCTCTACGCCGTCGGCGACGTCAACCACCGCGCGCTCCTCACCCACCAGGGCAAGTACCAGGCGCGCGCCGCCGGCGACGTCATCGCCGCGCGCGCGACCGGCGGCACCGTCGACGACTCCCCCTGGGGCATCCACGTCGCGACCGCCGACCACCGCGCCGTCCCGCAGGTCACGTTCACCGACCCCGAGGTCGCGAGCGTCGGCCTCACGGCGAAGGCGGCCGACGACGCCGGGATCCGCACGCGCGTCGTCGACTACGACCTCGGATCCATCGCCGGCTCGAGCCTGCACGCCGACGGGTACGCGGGGAAGGCCCGCATGGTCGTCGACGAGGACCGCGGCGTCATCGTCGGCGTCACGTTCGTCGGCCAGGACGTCGCCGAGCTGCTGCATTCCGCCACCATCGCGGTCGTCGGCGAGGTGCCGCTCACGCGCCTCTGGCACGCCGTGCCGTCGTACCCCACCATCAGCGAGATCTGGCTGCGCCTCCTCGAGACGTACGGGCGGCCGACCGCGTGA
- a CDS encoding Fe-S oxidoreductase, giving the protein MIRAGIGAAVGALRGVLLDSPLSRAGSGVATAVGLAIGLPLSTGEVRRHGDLIVLTGLPSWVFGRGGTCVGRVYLTRDNAGSAVLEHEAVHVVQWRRYGLLMPLLYWWAGRDPLRNRFEIEAGLEKGGYR; this is encoded by the coding sequence GTGATCCGGGCCGGCATCGGCGCCGCGGTGGGAGCCCTCCGCGGCGTCCTGCTGGACTCGCCGCTCTCGCGCGCGGGCAGCGGCGTCGCCACCGCGGTGGGCCTCGCGATCGGCCTGCCGCTGAGCACGGGAGAGGTGCGCCGTCACGGCGACCTCATCGTGCTGACGGGCCTGCCGTCCTGGGTCTTCGGGCGCGGCGGCACGTGCGTCGGCCGGGTTTACCTCACGCGCGACAACGCCGGATCCGCGGTGCTCGAGCACGAAGCCGTGCACGTCGTGCAGTGGCGGCGGTACGGGCTGCTGATGCCGCTGCTCTACTGGTGGGCGGGGCGGGATCCGCTGCGGAACCGGTTCGAGATCGAGGCCGGCCTGGAGAAGGGCGGCTACCGGTGA